One window of the Corvus moneduloides isolate bCorMon1 chromosome 10, bCorMon1.pri, whole genome shotgun sequence genome contains the following:
- the AMER3 gene encoding APC membrane recruitment protein 3, producing the protein MELKRGKTFIKSSVQHEKVPPVHTAPTNKDEMGKDKKAVLEGNQSVAEVQLACLATHKSYRFSTRAARNGAGDHNLEKSSGSSYKLVRKSKTHDCVTEADKTEHCSPSSRACEEGFFGKGKGRLVNSISFTGMSSSSSKKECVVSPSQSACSSQMIDYRNFVPQMPFVPAVAKTIPRKRISLKRSKKGLRDIFHIRKNKPDSLSFLVEKDKNLSSPGCRSELSGRLAKYLFKTGETCAADCLSQDCSDSELQSDSSYDYCNALCEDVASLKSFDSLTGCGEIFADETSAHLELENSKDLLLRRSKHKDSPGMGSFQGGVEQLASPGQNETVEFAKFWDNINKSVRLHQSALFEKKLLKTPSSDLEKDRNQAAVPVTDPQDSPDKEGDNSKDSSTETETPKSENQESTSTSDEGYYDSFSPGQDDELKEAQTPGVPGRFPRDSYSGDALYELFYDPNEVKVNPILDDDLCASESVSEQAIEIPLSIYSFHVGAEENMASQPTLDIISQGFFHSTWKGKECLLKLCDTELSLTMGIINWLRKHSGLISSPDSLQSPQSQPEKSNDSLILPSHSPEQKGSTEAQQETPGKGETNVFNVCVPLEESKHTTQASSVNIAGRDHSLDSCLNTSNLGFRGREGSHHKDLSTAPGTVETTRSSSYASQSQANRDTLQTSLTESEKLAISLGCETSGDKNPLPEKLNRESGSQRSENPSLDDNHEVESCYSYKTAATSLRDPLEREDRNKPVYRSRSISCDKPPQPLTLNHFQSYMSPTPTESSTNIVQLLEHCVTQVASLKISYENKHLEDKYIGNEMNSIIHKMSQYKNKLFLQNECNCVAQNPEYPSIPSTNQYNYETSFQSSSLYHLKQNGEQICSEDQKSRAKMTDEVTQSKINFGYSQLNNQALSYLKDFGLSSSDSGPETSLSRPTFLPLFNSICPDIAGTFSQASHSTAVSLSDSLQPEEAKQCSPGPWNYAETPCHGLAGGSALSPLLKAVARDTAVTTRNHQ; encoded by the coding sequence ATGGAGCTCAAGAGAGGAAAGACTTTCATAAAATCCAGTGTACAACATGAGAAAGTGCCACCGGTGCATACAGCTCCTACCAACAAAGATGAGATGGGCAAAGACAAAAAGGCAGTTCTGGAGGGAAACCAAAGTGTGGCTGAAGTCCAGCTGGCATGTTTGGCCACACACAAGAGCTACAGATTTTCTACCAGAGCAGCAAGGAATGGAGCTGGTGATCACAACCTGGAAAAATCATCTGGATCCTCCTACAAGCTCGTAAGGAAGAGTAAAACCCATGACTGTGTTACTGAGGCAGACAAAACAGAgcactgcagccccagcagcagggcttgtGAAGAAGGATTTTTTGGAAAGGGCAAGGGCCGACTTGTCAATAGCATCAGCTTTACAGGGATGTCCAGCTCCAGCAGTAAGAAGGAGTGTGTGGTCAGCCCCAGCCAGTCTGCATGTAGCAGTCAGATGATAGATTACAGGAACTTTGTGCCACAGATGCCTTTTGTACCAGCTGTCGCAAAAACCATTCCCAGGAAGAGGATTTCCCTCAAGAGATCTAAGAAAGGGCTCAGAGATATATTTcacataagaaaaaacaaaccagacaGCCTCTCATTTCTGGTGGAGAAGGACAAGAACCTGtcctctccaggctgcaggagtGAGTTGTCTGGACGTCTTGCAAAGTATCTTTTCAAAACTGGAGAAACTTGTGCAGCTGATTGCTTGTCACAGGACTGCTCAGACAGTGAACTGCAGTCTGACTCCTCCTATGACTACTGCAATGCCCTGTGTGAAGATGTTGCCTCTCTGAAGAGCTTTGACTCCCTCACTGGCTGTGGGGAAATCTTTGCTGATGAGACTTCTGCTCATCTGGAGCTGGAGAACAGCAAAGACCTTCTGCTGAGGCGAAGCAAGCACAAAGACAGCCCTGGCATGGGCTCCTTCCAAGGAGGGGTGGAGCAGCTGGCCTCTCCTGGCCAGAATGAGACAGTGGAATTTGCAAAGTTTTGGGACAACATCAACAAATCAGTAAGGCTACATCAGAGTGCTCTGTTTGAAAAGAAGTTACTGAAGACACCTAGTTCTGACTTAGAAAAGGATAGAAATCAGGCTGCTGTACCGGTCACAGACCCCCAGGACTCACCTGATAAAGAAGGTGACAATTCCAAAGACAGctccacagaaacagaaacaccGAAAAGTGAAAACCAGGAATCCACATCTACAAGTGATGAAGGCTACTATGATTCATTCTCTCCTGGACAAGATGATGAACTGAAGGAAGCTCAGACCCCTGGTGTCCCAGGTAGATTTCCAAGAGACAGTTACAGCGGAGATGCCCTTTATGAGCTCTTCTATGACCCAAATGAAGTCAAAGTAAACCCTATCCTTGATGATGACTTGTGTGCATCTGAAAGTGTTTCAGAGCAAGCCATTGAAATCCCTTTGTCCATTTACAGCTTTCATGTTGGAGCTGAGGAGAACATGGCTTCCCAACCAACTCTAGATATCATCAGCCagggttttttccacagcaCATGGAAAGGCAAAGAATGTTTGCTAAAGCTCTGTGACACTGAGCTTTCACTGACCATGGGGATAATAAACTGGCTACGAAAACACTCAGGACTCATTTCCTCCCCTGATTCTCTTCAGAGTCCTCAATCACAGCCAGAGAAGTCTAATGATTCATTGATCCTGCCCAGTCACAGTCCAGAGCAGAAAGGGAGCACAGAAGCTCAGCAGGAGACACCAGGCAAGGGTGAAACTAACGTATTTAATGTATGTGTGCCTTTGgaggaaagcaaacacacaaCCCAGGCCTCTTCAGTAAACATTGCTGGAAGAGACCACAGCCTGGACTCCTGCCTGAACACATCTAATCTGGGTTTCCGAGGAAGAGAAGGGAGTCACCACAAGGACTTATCTACAGCACCTGGGACTGTGGAAACCACCAGATCATCAAGTTATGCATCACAATCACAGGCTAACAGAGACACTCTGCAGACATCTTTGACTGAGAGTGAGAAGCTAGCAATTTCATTGGGATGTGAGACATCTGGAGATAAAAACCCACTGCCAGAAAAGCTGAACAGAGAGAGTGGCTCCCAGAGGTCTGAAAATCCTTCATTAGATGATAATCACGAAGTAGAATCATGTTACTCCTACAAGACTGCTGCGACCTCACTCCGAGATCCTCTTGAGAGGGAAGACAGAAATAAACCAGTGTATCGCTCTCGCTCTATCTCCTGTGACAAACCACCACAGCCTCTAACCCTCAATCACTTCCAGAGCTACATGAGCCCCACACCAACAGAGAGCAGCACTAACATAGTGCAGCTCTTAGAGCACTGTGTAACACAGGTGGCATCATTAAAAATTAGCTATGAAAACAAGCACCTGGAAGACAAATACATCGGTAATGAAATGAACAGTATCATTCATAAGATGTCTCAGTacaaaaacaagttatttttgcaaaatgaaTGCAACTGCGTTGCTCAAAATCCAGAATATCCCAGTATTCCTAGCACAAACCAATACAACTATGAGACAAGTTTCCAATCTAGCAGTCTGTATCATTTGAAGCAAAATGGGGAGCAAATTTGCTCTGAAGATCAGAAAAGTAGAGCAAAAATGACCGATGAGGTTACTCAAAGCAAGATAAATTTTGGATACTCCCAGCTGAATAATCAAGCACTCTCCTATTTAAAGGACTTTGGTCTCAGTTCAAGTGATTCTGGCCCTGAGACATCTCTTAGTAGACCAACATTTTTACCTCTCTTTAACTCCATCTGCCCAGACATAGCTGGTACCTTCTCACAAGCCTCACACAGCACGGCTGTCTCTCTGTCTGACTCGCTGCAGCCTGAGGAGGCCAAGCAGTGCAGCCCAGGGCCCTGGAACTATGCAGAgaccccctgccatggcctgGCTGGAGGGAGtgctctgtcccctctcctaAAGGCAGTGGCCCGGGATACAGCAGTGACAACCAGGAACCACCAGTGA